Genomic segment of Drosophila simulans strain w501 chromosome 2R, Prin_Dsim_3.1, whole genome shotgun sequence:
TGTTGATTCACTTGTTACCCACGCTTGTTGACAAATTCATTAGGGATTTTTTTACAACCCTACAGTCAGGAACTACGTCGGTAGAACCGAGCCGTTTGTTTGGATTGGCTAAGTGTGCTGCCCCTTTTACGCGAAGGTTAATACTACCTATATAGGTTTATAAGTATTTCCTGGgaaccaccaccagcagcaccaccaccccaAATACACCCAATCTTTCACCACTTAATGGGTCTCCCTGTGTTGGGTGCTGTAGTAGATCTTTGATTTCACAACACAGGGCTATTTTGGACCTGCGGAGATATTGTGACGTGTGAAACACACTTAAGTGGCACTTGATCATGCGGGTCGCCATATAGCAATAGAATCTCTCGGCTCAGCTCAGCGCAGCTAAGCGCAGCTCCACTCGGCTCATGTAAAAATCGTTTAATATAGAATGAAGTGTTCCCAGACATATAGTGGGCATTCGCCAACTGTCACTGCTATCGACAGTATCGTCTCCTCGGTTCGTTTCGACGGGTCTTCAGTACTCAGTTCTcggttttccgttttccgttttcagtTGTCGCCTTGTAAGCCGATTTAAGCATTAAGCGGATTTCGTTTTCTTAGCTCTATTGTGCGTTAAATTCAATTGCGGGCCATTGGATAAACTTTGTTCGAGATCTCGGTGGTTGTGGAGTGTTCCCTTACATACATCCTTCGACGTCATTTGCATATCCTTTTTCGTGATGGCCGATTGCCAAGCTCTTAGACGTCATAGCTCGGATTTAGGTTGCCAATCAGATGCGGCTCAAAATGATTGCTAATTTTAGACCGGTCCCAAGGATAAATGACGTTTTGATAGAAGATAGATGGATATATAATTTGATAGGTGGATGGATGGAAGGCTGGGCGGTTTATTGCTAGCActttgatttggttttggaGGGATATTTTACTTTGACACAAATTTGTTGTTCGTAGCTTATTGGGTAAAGAAGCTAATAGGGAATGAAGAGGGTTAATGATTGTGTCAATGGAATACAAGCTACACATATGAGTACGGATAACAAAAAATCATTAAAggataattatatatataaccggcaataattgaattaaaatgttgtgtgCTAAAgtatttggcatttaaattgtgTTAGTGTAACAATAAGGACTATTTTTATTCAGTAATTTAAAACTATTCATTTTGTAAAAACCTGCATAGACTGAAAAGCATTCAAATATGGAATACCTTCAATTAATATGTTAAATTTGTTTCGGTTTGTCTTACAGTTCAGAAGAGCACTAAACCTCGGAAGTTGTAAGAAATCGGTCTTGTTCACCCCCACCCAAGCCACAGGATACACCTGCTGAACACTTTTTGTACAAAACCAACCGAAAGCAACCTCCAGGACAAGCGACTCATGGAAACATGGACAGACGCTCAACGGCGACAGAAGGATTTTCAACTAGCTTTTCGAAGGacttaattgaataaatttttatgaacAATTCAGCAGCTTCCAAATAGGGAAAATCAGAGTAATAACTTCCAAACCGAAAATATACCTATTAGACGGCAAGAAGGAATATAAGGGATCTACCGCCCTTGGAAACTTGAACGCACACTGCAAATGACAAAGAACTGCTTCCTACTTTAACATAAGCGCAGGATAATAGCACACAAAAAGGATAAAGAAgagaaaacacacacagacaaaacACACAGACAACAATCGAACATGTCACACGCGGCAGCCAacaaaacggaaacggaagcagcGCCAAACAGCAGCCTCAAACAGTCCGCAGCCCCCCAGCCCGCAAACAGTCACGATGCCAAGCTGCTCAACGGCACCTTGGCCCGAACCAACGGACTAACCCATGCCGCCAGCGTGGCCAACTCCTCCTCCGGCAGCTACGGCAGTTCGAGTGCGGCCGGGTCCAACGCGGGCTCCGGCGGAGCCGCCTCATCCGCGTCCTTATCCTtagcggcggcggtggcgtcCTCGACGGCCCTGCCCTtgccgcccagcagcaacgGCCTTCAGATGCCCTACGAGCGTTTCCGGGCGGACGACACCAGCTACGTGCCCATCGCCCAGTTTTACGCGGGACGTAGTGTCTTCATCACAGGCGGAACTGGATTTATGGGAAAGGTGAGTTCTGAAATATCAGACATTTCTAAATGTATAAAACAATCTAGTGAATcggggaaatttaattaatttctgtttaGATATCTGATTAAATAAGCACCTAAGTGCACATAACTAGCATTTCTAATTTGCGGATGATTACCTTATTCATCTCATTTAATCATTTCTTAGATTGCTGACAATTTAGTTTGTGTAATcgccatttaaatattttagttaaaattgAATGTAATTTCGTGCGTCAGAgtaaatagttttaaattggTAAATTATCTTCGtgatttattaaatgtaaattggtTGAGATAACTTAACCTTGTAAGCATGGCACATTATTTTCCCCAATACATGTGAAGATTCTCGGCCCAACTAATCCACCTTTTACTCCATTATTCCATTTTTACGCCCAAAAACCCCACACGCCCACtttcgttgcatacttttgtggCCCATTGGCTAGCCACTTTCATTCACGTCACGCATACGCCTCGTGTTTATTGACTCCGAATTGAACTATTGAACCCGACGACGGCCTGGTTGGGCTCGATTGAAAACTTCAAGTGTTTCTCAGTcataaaatatgcacaaatatttgtgtgcgcgctgataaacaaaaagtcgtggaatggagtggagtgcTGGGTGGGTGGTTTCGATGGTTAGCCACCCTGAATTTTAGATGCACTTTTTTTATTAGCTGTTTGCGTGCCATGTGCGTGTGAGCTTGACTTGGcttacttgttttttttttttttaatatttgatttttaaagcCGTAATGCTTGAGTTACGTTGAGCTGGCTCCACTAGACGATGTTGACTCATCGTCGCCTGCCATGCGAAAGCTTCATAATGGCGAGTATGCATTTGCGTCTATGCATCTGGTGTGGCTGGTTTTCCTACTCCGAGTTCCGCTTAATTGTTCTTAAAGTGGTGCAGCGGAATACCCGTTTCACTGTTCCGAATATATCCTCCGGCTGTTGTGCCAATTTTTGTGCCAGCTTTTGTTAAACATATGCACGGAGAGAAAAAATAGTTTGTTAACAGAATTTCATACTTAAAGGTCATAAAATCGCAATTGTAAAACGTAAGAAGGTAAAGGTAGTTTCATCTCAGTATGCGAATGACAGAACTTGCTCCCAATTTTTTCCTCTGTCAATATTGCATGTCGGTGGCTCCTGGCTGCGTCATTATGACATGAAATCGCAGTGGCGCCGCCCAGACTCTGAGCTCGCAGTGGTGCTGTGTGTTGTTCATCGATTTTGTGCTCCTGCcgcgcccaccacccaccgaacCACCCACTTAACGGCCCACAGTTCCCACCCACTACCACTTTTGTCTGCCTGCTTGATTCCAGTACAATTCTCACATCGTTTTCGGGGCGGGGTTCTCATTCCCTGCGCCCACGACCAACTGGAGTCAAGTAAAGCCAAACCGCAGACACCACTGAAGTGGGTCAAGTGTGTCCTTGTGGGTGTAACAATAATCGTTTACATGGTTAATGGCTATATTCAATGACTGAGGGGCTATTAATTATTCGATTTCTGATGTATGTACGCTTTTGCAGGTCCTGGTGGAGAAGTTGCTGCGCTCATGTCCGGAAATAAGGAATATATATCTACTGATACGACCGAAACGCGGTCAAGAAGTGTCAGCACGACTCACGGAACTACTGAATGCACCAGTGAGTAAAGGAGTTGTGGAGGAGTTTAATAGATTGGATAACTatgttgtatatattttgtagcTCTTCGAATCACTGCGTCAGGAGAAGCCCAAGGAACTCAGCAAAGTCATACCCATTTCGGGCGACATAACTTCCGAGGAACTGGGTATTTCAGAAAAGGATCAGGTGCGTAGTCTCTTCgcactttaaattgaatgcaCTTTCAAAGAGATTCTATCCGTTTTTTTAGAACCTACTGTGTCGCAATGTTTCCGTTGTCTTTCACTCGGCTGCCACTGTGAAATTCGATGAGAAGCTCAAACTGTCAGTCACAATCAATATGCTGGGCACGAAACGCCTCGTCGAGCTCTGCCATCGCATGCTGTCACTGGACGTAAGACTTGGATATATATAGAGAACGGCTACGGAACGATTTCTAAATCAATTAACCCTTTTTACAGGCACTAATCCATGTATCCACTGCCTATTGCAATTGCGATAGAACCGATGTGTCCGAGGTTATCTACGCACCGCCCTACAACCCCGATGATATCATTTCACTAATCAACTGGCTTCCGGAGGATATACTCGATCAGGTCGGTTACTTTGagtattatatttgtattatttaataattgaattgcattttatatatttaagcttaCACCGCGCCTGATTGGCAAGCGTCCCAATACGTACACGTTTACAAAAGCCTTAGCGGAGCATATGTTACTTAAGGAGGCTGGTAATCTGCCCGTTGCCATTGTGAGGCCATCGATTGGTGAGTGGGGCAATCagtttatgtacatatagatccaatattttgatatatgttATTGCTATGCAGTGACTGCCAGTCTGAATGAGCCGTTTGCCGGTTGGGTGGACAACTTCAATGGGCCAACGGGCCTGGTTTCGGCGCTGGCCAAGGGCATGTTCCGCACGATGATGTGCGAGAAGAACTATGTGGCCGATATGGTACCTGTCGATATTGTGATTAACCTGATGATCGCCGCCGCCTGGCGCACAGCGACCCGCAAGTCAAACAACCTACTCATCTACAATTGTTGCACCGGCCAGCGCAATCCCATCATCTGGTCGGAGTTTGTCAAACACGCCATGACGAGTGTGCGCAAGCATCCCCTGGGTGAGCACAGATAATATGCGCCTAATGTGACCATTATAATTATACGGaaattgttttctgtttcttcCCCAGAGGGCTGCCTGTGGTATCCGACTGGCGACCTGCGCATGAACCGCCCCATGAACACGCTGAATTGTATAGCCAAGCACTTTTTACCGGCCTACATACTGGACGGAGTGGCTAGAATCATGGGCAAGAAGCCATTGTAAGTTTGGCCGGCCACTCCCCCCATCGCTACtactattatatatatatgcatattacAGCGTTGTCAAcgtacaaaataaaattgccaaAGCTGTGGAATGCCTCGAGTACTTTGCCACACGCCAATGGCGCTTCAAGGACGACAACGTCCACGCCCTGCTGCACACGCTGAGTCCCAAGGATCGCGAGATCTTCGTCTTCGACGTGCGCCACATCAACTGGGACAAGTATGTGGAGCGCTACGTTCTGGGCTTCAGGGAGTTCCTGTTCAAGCAGCGACCCGAATCGCTGCCGGCCAGCAGAAAACGCATGCTCAGGTGAGAAAATATGGGGAGAGGATGGTGATCCAGAAAAGTACtaaaattctatatatttccACCTCAGGCTCTACTATCTGCATCAGCTGACCAAACTGGTGGCGGTGCTGCTCACCTGGCGCTTTTTGATGTCGCGCTCGAAGCGCCTGAACGACTTGTGGAGCTCCTTCCTGGAGAACGCGCTCAGGATGGCACGCTTGATACcctttttgtaattaaatgcgTATGGCGACCGGTGTGGAAGCTTGGAGACAGCAGCtgcgtacatatgtatatgtgctGTGATCTGGCGGTAACTGGCAGGAGCTGTCAGGATCGGCGAGGATCCACTTCTTTGCGATTGCTAAATGCTTTAACATGGCGTACATCTTAGAGGTTTTTAGCAAATagttatattcatattttttatatatgttacaaatgcGTAAACAGCAGAAGCCCACAACAACACATCCAAACAACTACGAGACACAAGGAGCGTCAGCTAActaacattaaaatattgacattacGCAATGGGGTAACTAAATGGCATCCATCACATTTATTCAGGTGCAATTATGAGGTCACAGGTTGAGAGGGCCCGGTGTCGGTTGTTGTCTCCACTTATCTCTCTCCTTCTGCGAgattgtacaatttttgtgaaataatttaaacgcGCAAGGAGAAAGCCCAAAGTCGAGGAGAATTCCACAATTTTGCAAATTGAGATAGAGAATCGAGTGAATTTATTGTCGGGACTCGTCGACGATGAAGCATGAATTAGTACATCCAAAACTATacgaaaaaacaaatttgaaaagacaaaaacaaaaacaaaaaaaccgaTTAATTCAGCAATGATTAGTGAGGAAagataaatgaaattaaaataaatggcttgttattgctttaaaaattacataaacgTAACGTAaactatgctaattaattaatattaattataaatattattacgtAACGAGCGAAACAttgcatataaataatacGACAAGAGAAAAACcaacattatttataattgaatgtagttttaacatttttacatttacaattaagttttcaatttatataaaacaaaaagcagaagGAGCGAAATTATATACGTCGGGAGACAAAATTCGAGATatacaaaattcaatttatgtatatgtatatgaaaaaAGCCGAAACACAAgcaaaaaactacaaaaaaaaaatcataccgataataaattaatgaaaacaacaaatatatttatatataaacatcaGAAACATAATTTCTTAGCATTTGCAGCCTAAAAACTAAATCTAAGCGTAGCCAGAAATGGAGTttccaaaaaataacaaactatGAATGAAGTTTTTTGAGGGAAACGCAATTAGAGAATCATgattatgaaatttatatttgaatgcgataaattgaaaaataaaacaacacaacacaacacacacactaatATACAGAAACCAAGACACATATAGTAAGAACATTCCATCCAGTCAGTAGGAAAATCGGGTCATCAACCAACTCTTCCTCCACTTTGGACTTTTGCTTCCCGTCTCGTTTGATCGATATGGGCCAGTTAATATTGGCCGGGTTACGGCCAGGATATATAGTTCGTTCTCGGGTTCGTTTTCGTGCAATTATGAAATATCTTATGTTATGCCTAgaatttattatgttttatttctaAAGCGATTTGTAAATTGCAGTGCATCAATAAAATACACttccaaaataataatacaaatataccAACGCGTTCTTCTCTTTATTTTTGCCCAAATAGAAACGTTTACTTAGCCAACTtaggaaaatagaaaaaaactATCCAAAAATACAATTTCGTGACAGGGGCGAGAAACTAAAACTATACAAACCAAATGTAAGCTATATGAAGTTTTAGTTCTCATTGGCCATGGCAAGAATTTGACTTTAgtaatgaaatgaatgaaaatgcaTTGAAAAAAGGAACGAATTCCGATCTAAAAAATGgatttaataaatgaaaattacaaAGAAAATTCGACGGAAAATGGCTTTTTCAATAGCAGCGGAACAAGTGAAAAcgcattttttattgtttttgtacacatgaatttcatttttattatttctctCGGTTTCTCAGTTTTTGTCATTTCGCATTTCCAGCGCTTAAACGCTACcaacttt
This window contains:
- the LOC6734797 gene encoding putative fatty acyl-CoA reductase CG5065, with the translated sequence MSHAAANKTETEAAPNSSLKQSAAPQPANSHDAKLLNGTLARTNGLTHAASVANSSSGSYGSSSAAGSNAGSGGAASSASLSLAAAVASSTALPLPPSSNGLQMPYERFRADDTSYVPIAQFYAGRSVFITGGTGFMGKVLVEKLLRSCPEIRNIYLLIRPKRGQEVSARLTELLNAPLFESLRQEKPKELSKVIPISGDITSEELGISEKDQNLLCRNVSVVFHSAATVKFDEKLKLSVTINMLGTKRLVELCHRMLSLDALIHVSTAYCNCDRTDVSEVIYAPPYNPDDIISLINWLPEDILDQLTPRLIGKRPNTYTFTKALAEHMLLKEAGNLPVAIVRPSIVTASLNEPFAGWVDNFNGPTGLVSALAKGMFRTMMCEKNYVADMVPVDIVINLMIAAAWRTATRKSNNLLIYNCCTGQRNPIIWSEFVKHAMTSVRKHPLEGCLWYPTGDLRMNRPMNTLNCIAKHFLPAYILDGVARIMGKKPFVVNVQNKIAKAVECLEYFATRQWRFKDDNVHALLHTLSPKDREIFVFDVRHINWDKYVERYVLGFREFLFKQRPESLPASRKRMLRLYYLHQLTKLVAVLLTWRFLMSRSKRLNDLWSSFLENALRMARLIPFL